The genomic interval GTCCGTCACCTCACCCGCCGGCGCGGCACCCGCCCGCCCGCGTCCGGCCTTCTCCTTCACCACGGCGATGACCAGCACCACCGCCGCGACGAGCAGCGACAGCAGCACGGTCTCCCGTCCGTCGTGCTCCGTGTCGGTCAGCATGTAGCCGAGGACGAACACGATCAACGCGGCCGTCGCCCAGGTCAGATACGGGTACAGCCACATCTTCACGACCAGCTTCTCCGGCGCCTCCGCCTGGATGATCTTCCGCATCCGCAGCTGCGAGAAGCAGATGACCAGCCACACGAACAGGGCCACCGCACCGGAGGAGTTGACGAGGAAGAGGAAGATCTTGTCGGGGGAGAGGTAGTTGAAGAACACCGCGACGAAGCCGAACACCACCGACGCGAGGATCGCGGCCATCGGCACACCCCGGCCGTTGACCCGCGCGAAAGCCTTCGGCGCGTCCCCGCGCTCACCGAGCGAGAAGGCCATCCGGGAGGCGGTGTAGAGGCCGGAGTTGAGACAGGACAGCACCGAGGTCAGCACGATGAAGTTCATGATCTGACCGGCGTGCGCGATCCCGAGGGAGTCGAGCGCGGCGACGTAGGAGCCGTCGTCCTGGATGGACTTGGAGTCCCACGGCAGCAGGGCGACGACAACGAAGATCGAGCCGAGGTAGAAGACCGCGATACGCCAGATGATGCTGTTGGTCGACTTGGTCACGGCCCGCTGCGGGTCCTCCGACTCACCGGCCGCGAGCGTGGCGATCTCGCTG from Streptomyces sp. CC0208 carries:
- a CDS encoding amino acid permease, encoding MTGLQAGLKNRHLSMIAIGGVIGAGLFVGSSSGIATAGPGILLSYALVGTLVVLVMRMLGEMSAANPNSGSFSAHADRALGRWAGFSIGWLYWFFWVVVLAVEATAGAKILEGWIPAVPQWGWALIVMVVLTATNLVSVGSYGEFEFWFAGIKVVAIGAFIVIGLLAVFGVLPGVDADQAGLSNLTDHGGFLPHGPGAILTGVLLVVFSFMGSEIATLAAGESEDPQRAVTKSTNSIIWRIAVFYLGSIFVVVALLPWDSKSIQDDGSYVAALDSLGIAHAGQIMNFIVLTSVLSCLNSGLYTASRMAFSLGERGDAPKAFARVNGRGVPMAAILASVVFGFVAVFFNYLSPDKIFLFLVNSSGAVALFVWLVICFSQLRMRKIIQAEAPEKLVVKMWLYPYLTWATAALIVFVLGYMLTDTEHDGRETVLLSLLVAAVVLVIAVVKEKAGRGRAGAAPAGEVTDKVSVS